One segment of Desulfolucanica intricata DNA contains the following:
- the guaB gene encoding IMP dehydrogenase: protein MTFAKIEKEGLTFDDVLLVPAASEVLPRDVDTTTYLTKNIMLNIPLMSAGMDTVTESRLAIAIAREGGIGVIHKNMSIERQAMEVDRVKRSEHGVISDPIYLSPDDTIKDALVLMERYRISGVPVTDNDKLVGILTNRDLRFEKDFNQKVGKVMTRENLVTAPEGTTLEEAKEILQRYKVEKLPIVDEEYNLRGLITIKDIEKARQYPLSAKDGRGRLRVAAAVGVSADTMERVEALVRKKVDAIVVDTAHGHSKGVLDTIEKIKSTFPETAIIAGNVATASGTRDLILAGADAVKVGIGPGSICTTRVVAGIGIPQITAVLDCASEAKKHNIPIIADGGIKYSGDIVKAIAAGADVVMIGSLFAGTEESPGDIEIYQGRSYKVYRGMGSLGAMKEGSSDRYFQENQKKFVPEGVEGRIPYRGSLADTVYQMIGGLRAGMGYCGTKNIYELKTKTKFIRITGAGLRESHPHDVVITKEAPNYSLK, encoded by the coding sequence ATGACTTTTGCGAAGATTGAAAAAGAAGGGTTAACTTTTGATGATGTTTTGCTTGTGCCCGCAGCATCGGAAGTATTACCGCGTGATGTGGATACAACAACATATTTGACTAAGAATATCATGCTTAATATTCCTTTAATGAGTGCGGGTATGGATACGGTAACCGAGTCCCGTTTAGCTATAGCTATTGCCCGTGAAGGCGGGATTGGTGTTATTCATAAAAATATGTCCATAGAAAGACAAGCTATGGAGGTAGATCGAGTTAAGCGCTCGGAGCATGGGGTTATCTCAGATCCTATTTATTTGTCTCCCGATGATACCATAAAAGATGCTTTGGTATTAATGGAGCGTTATCGAATTTCCGGTGTTCCGGTTACTGATAATGATAAGTTAGTGGGAATCCTTACTAACCGTGACCTGCGTTTTGAAAAAGACTTCAATCAAAAAGTCGGTAAAGTAATGACACGTGAAAACTTGGTTACTGCTCCCGAAGGGACTACCCTTGAAGAGGCCAAGGAAATTTTACAAAGGTATAAAGTTGAAAAATTACCAATAGTTGATGAGGAATATAACTTACGTGGGTTAATTACGATTAAAGATATTGAAAAAGCACGACAATATCCTCTTTCTGCCAAGGACGGCAGGGGGCGATTAAGAGTTGCTGCTGCTGTTGGGGTTAGTGCAGATACAATGGAACGTGTGGAAGCTTTAGTTAGGAAAAAAGTAGATGCTATCGTGGTAGATACTGCCCATGGACACTCAAAAGGAGTTTTGGATACAATTGAAAAGATTAAAAGTACTTTTCCGGAAACAGCAATAATTGCCGGAAACGTAGCTACTGCCAGCGGAACCAGAGATTTAATTTTGGCCGGGGCGGATGCTGTTAAGGTGGGAATCGGACCTGGATCTATTTGTACAACCAGGGTGGTAGCCGGAATTGGAATTCCCCAAATTACAGCCGTTCTCGACTGTGCTTCAGAAGCTAAGAAACATAATATACCAATTATAGCTGATGGTGGTATAAAATACTCAGGTGATATCGTGAAAGCGATTGCTGCAGGGGCAGATGTTGTAATGATCGGAAGTTTGTTTGCCGGTACTGAAGAAAGTCCGGGAGATATTGAAATTTACCAAGGTCGTAGTTATAAGGTTTACCGTGGTATGGGATCGCTGGGGGCTATGAAGGAAGGAAGTTCTGATCGATATTTTCAGGAAAATCAAAAGAAATTTGTACCTGAAGGTGTAGAGGGTCGGATCCCCTACAGAGGTTCACTGGCTGATACTGTTTATCAGATGATTGGTGGTTTGCGTGCCGGTATGGGATACTGTGGAACAAAGAATATTTATGAGCTTAAAACAAAAACAAAATTTATACGGATTACCGGGGCCGGTTTACGAGAAAGTCACCCGCATGATGTAGTTATAACTAAAGAAGCACCTAACTATAGTTTAAAATAG
- a CDS encoding histidine kinase, which translates to MSKYDEYIRSRVPWSLEPSLKQMTQDVGIDFDAFIERIKVNKSDAEIAAEFAVSEKVIGQLREHFMTHGIQSIVGQD; encoded by the coding sequence ATGTCAAAGTATGATGAATATATCCGCAGCAGAGTACCCTGGAGTCTTGAACCGAGCTTAAAGCAAATGACTCAAGATGTAGGTATTGATTTTGATGCCTTTATTGAGAGGATCAAAGTTAATAAAAGTGATGCTGAAATAGCTGCGGAATTCGCTGTCTCAGAAAAAGTAATTGGTCAATTAAGAGAACATTTTATGACCCATGGGATACAATCAATAGTTGGCCAGGATTAA
- a CDS encoding FxsA family protein → MRWLLIFFIIMPIVELYILVYLSKIIGFWYTLFSVILIGMLGFHLARSQGFLLFKTARREFALGRVPGNEVLDALIVMTAGLLLITPGLITDTVGVTILIPRVRTRLRNIIKQWLLHQIKLGTWKFNIWRL, encoded by the coding sequence ATGCGATGGTTATTGATATTTTTTATAATTATGCCTATTGTAGAGTTATACATATTAGTTTATTTAAGTAAAATAATTGGGTTCTGGTATACATTGTTTAGTGTGATATTAATTGGAATGTTAGGATTTCATCTAGCCCGTTCACAGGGCTTTTTATTGTTTAAAACAGCTCGCCGGGAGTTTGCCCTGGGAAGAGTTCCCGGAAATGAAGTGTTGGATGCGCTTATTGTTATGACAGCGGGTTTATTATTAATAACACCTGGACTGATTACAGACACTGTGGGGGTAACAATTTTGATTCCCCGGGTCAGGACCCGGCTTCGCAATATAATAAAACAGTGGCTTCTACACCAAATAAAACTTGGTACTTGGAAATTTAACATATGGAGATTATAA
- the cobD gene encoding threonine-phosphate decarboxylase CobD, giving the protein MKALQHIHGGNLTVARKKFGFEEKEFIDFSANINPLGPSSKAMALIVENLSMITSYPDPDCQELSFTLSNYLHISSDNLLFGNGATELIYLLVDIFKYKKALVTAPTFSEYGLAVLSRGGEVEEIPLSENNCFSLPVEEIIKRLPGREVLFLCNPNNPTGALTSKKDIICIIDAAREHDCMVVIDEAFMDFVINKEDYSVINETEKRTNLIVLYSLTKYFGIPGLRLGAMVAEKAIIQRIKAGKDPWSVNTLAQIAGVESLRDHEYIRDTQKLIVEERQFLYESLGKIPGIKVYPGAANYLLVNVSKTGYPSHAFVKHLGARGILVRDCVSFTGMGDSYLRLAVKKRSDNEKLIDALEDFLGGKVK; this is encoded by the coding sequence GTGAAGGCATTACAGCACATACATGGAGGGAATTTAACAGTTGCCCGGAAAAAATTTGGTTTCGAAGAAAAAGAATTTATAGATTTTAGTGCCAATATAAACCCCTTGGGGCCTTCTAGCAAGGCCATGGCCCTGATAGTTGAAAATTTATCAATGATAACTTCCTATCCTGACCCCGATTGTCAGGAGCTTAGTTTTACGTTATCTAATTATTTACATATTTCTTCGGATAATTTATTATTTGGCAATGGTGCTACTGAATTAATTTATTTATTAGTTGATATCTTTAAATATAAAAAAGCATTAGTAACAGCACCTACATTTAGTGAATACGGACTTGCTGTACTAAGCCGTGGGGGAGAGGTTGAAGAAATACCTCTAAGTGAAAACAATTGTTTTTCTTTACCGGTAGAGGAAATTATCAAACGGTTACCGGGTAGAGAAGTATTATTTTTATGTAACCCTAATAATCCCACCGGAGCATTGACTTCTAAAAAGGATATTATTTGCATAATCGATGCTGCCCGTGAACATGACTGTATGGTTGTAATTGATGAAGCATTTATGGATTTTGTAATAAACAAAGAAGATTATTCCGTAATAAATGAGACAGAAAAACGTACAAATTTAATTGTATTATATTCCTTAACTAAATATTTTGGTATTCCGGGACTTAGATTGGGAGCTATGGTGGCTGAAAAAGCTATTATTCAGCGAATAAAAGCGGGCAAAGATCCTTGGAGTGTTAATACCCTGGCACAAATTGCCGGAGTGGAATCTTTGCGAGATCATGAGTATATTAGGGATACACAGAAATTAATTGTAGAAGAGCGACAATTTTTATATGAATCATTAGGGAAAATACCAGGTATCAAAGTTTACCCCGGTGCTGCTAATTATCTTTTGGTAAACGTTTCTAAAACCGGATATCCATCACACGCATTCGTTAAGCATTTAGGTGCAAGGGGTATATTAGTTCGTGACTGCGTCAGTTTTACCGGTATGGGTGATAGTTATCTCAGGTTAGCTGTAAAAAAAAGAAGTGATAATGAAAAATTAATAGATGCTTTGGAAGATTTTTTAGGAGGAAAAGTTAAATGA
- the cobS gene encoding adenosylcobinamide-GDP ribazoletransferase: protein MKSFFLALQFISRIHIFNVSFDEVAFGRATRYFPLVGLILGGLTAGIYWLVSFVFPSEVSAAMTLLAMVVLTGGIHLDGFMDSMDGLFCGREQERKLEIMRDSRVGAFGVIGLAALFLLKFTAILGLSPTFFFPIIVITPVISRWAMVISIKFFPYVRKQGLGSLYSQYTGWSEFILATVFAAGISIILAGLPGICILIFTGLVTCLMCRSISRQLGGLTGDIYGSVNEIMEVFVLLLSYPIFKYIPTNL, encoded by the coding sequence ATGAAAAGCTTTTTTTTAGCATTACAATTTATTTCCCGTATTCATATTTTTAACGTATCTTTTGATGAGGTTGCTTTTGGGCGGGCTACCAGGTATTTCCCGCTGGTAGGATTAATTTTGGGAGGATTGACTGCGGGTATCTATTGGCTGGTAAGTTTTGTTTTTCCGTCTGAGGTCTCTGCTGCTATGACGTTACTGGCTATGGTTGTTTTAACCGGAGGTATACATTTAGATGGTTTTATGGATAGTATGGACGGGTTGTTTTGTGGGCGGGAGCAGGAGCGTAAACTGGAAATAATGCGTGACAGTCGGGTAGGTGCCTTTGGTGTAATAGGGTTGGCGGCTTTGTTTTTATTAAAATTTACTGCTATTTTGGGGTTATCCCCCACATTTTTTTTCCCCATTATTGTAATTACCCCGGTTATTAGTCGCTGGGCAATGGTTATATCAATTAAATTCTTTCCCTATGTTAGAAAGCAGGGATTGGGTAGTCTTTATTCCCAGTATACCGGCTGGAGTGAATTTATTTTAGCAACGGTTTTTGCGGCCGGTATTTCGATAATATTAGCCGGACTGCCGGGCATATGTATTCTTATTTTTACAGGTTTAGTTACCTGTTTGATGTGTAGGAGTATCTCCAGGCAGCTGGGTGGACTTACAGGAGATATCTATGGTTCTGTAAATGAAATAATGGAAGTTTTTGTATTGCTGTTGAGTTATCCAATCTTTAAGTATATACCAACGAATCTTTGA
- the cobC gene encoding alpha-ribazole phosphatase — MSCRVYLVRHGETVWNAEMRFQGHADVALTETGQKQAWALSKRMSKETIHAFYSSDLKRAYDTARVLAEPHGIEVQKIPNLREINFGLWEGLTFNEIINKFGQKAAKWWDNPSVTRIPGGETLQEVAERCFRALKLIVQDHLGQQVVIVAHGGTIRSIISTVLGLDLNQYWRLRSDNASLNIIDFPDWSKGVLVLFNDCNHLETGTVTPTF; from the coding sequence ATGAGCTGCCGAGTGTATTTAGTTAGGCATGGTGAAACAGTATGGAATGCAGAAATGCGATTTCAAGGTCATGCGGACGTAGCTTTAACGGAAACCGGTCAGAAACAAGCCTGGGCTTTAAGCAAAAGAATGTCTAAAGAAACTATACACGCTTTTTATTCCAGCGATTTAAAAAGGGCCTACGATACCGCACGGGTATTGGCTGAACCACATGGCATTGAGGTGCAAAAAATACCCAATTTAAGGGAGATAAATTTTGGATTGTGGGAAGGTCTGACTTTTAATGAGATTATAAATAAATTTGGTCAGAAAGCTGCAAAATGGTGGGATAACCCCAGTGTAACCCGCATTCCCGGAGGAGAGACCTTGCAGGAAGTAGCCGAGAGATGTTTTCGGGCACTAAAACTAATTGTGCAGGATCATCTCGGACAACAGGTGGTTATTGTGGCTCATGGGGGGACAATTAGATCTATTATTAGCACTGTTTTGGGACTGGATTTGAATCAGTACTGGCGTTTGAGATCCGATAACGCTTCGTTAAATATCATTGACTTTCCGGACTGGAGTAAAGGTGTATTGGTATTATTCAATGATTGTAACCATTTAGAAACAGGAACTGTTACCCCAACTTTTTAA
- a CDS encoding cobyrinate a,c-diamide synthase gives MYLPRLMFAGTNSGVGKTTITTAVMTALTRKGYKVQPYKVGPDYIDPGYHLAATGRISRNLDSWFLREDGITEIFMRSALDADIAIIEGVMGLYDGFGTGELGSSAQIAKLLKCPTVLILDVRSMARSAAAVVFGYRGFDPEVPIVGVILNRVGSDRHYRILKESIEANCGVPVLGAIKRNEQLVMPERHLGLVPTVEKNDLTERLEILSETISSAVDLDHILLLARQAQNLSKPKCKIFTHKKIPTKVRIGVMRDEAFNFYYQDGLDLLCASGAELEFISPIHDRTLPPDLDGLYLGGGFPEMFLEALAGQKTFLAGIRNAAARGMPIYAECGGFMYLTEAIEDFAGKRYPMAGVIPGYCRMERRRAALGYVEATFCQDTVLADRGTNVRGHEFHYSTYICSEKQVPAYRMIKSDGSIESYAGYVRGDILASYLHLHLAAYPKLASNFINNCLRFKEKLK, from the coding sequence ATGTATTTACCCCGATTAATGTTTGCCGGTACAAATAGCGGCGTGGGTAAAACTACGATAACTACGGCTGTAATGACCGCTTTAACCAGAAAGGGGTACAAAGTCCAGCCCTATAAAGTAGGACCTGATTATATAGACCCCGGATATCATTTGGCGGCAACCGGACGTATTTCCCGTAATTTGGATAGCTGGTTTCTTCGAGAGGACGGAATAACTGAAATTTTTATGCGTTCGGCACTAGATGCTGATATAGCAATTATTGAAGGGGTTATGGGTTTATATGACGGTTTTGGTACAGGGGAATTAGGGAGTTCGGCCCAAATAGCTAAATTATTAAAATGTCCGACTGTACTTATTTTAGATGTCCGCTCCATGGCTCGCAGTGCAGCGGCCGTTGTATTTGGTTATCGGGGTTTTGACCCTGAAGTACCAATCGTCGGAGTAATTTTAAATCGGGTAGGTAGTGATAGGCATTACCGTATTCTCAAAGAATCTATTGAAGCTAATTGTGGTGTACCTGTTTTGGGTGCAATTAAAAGAAATGAACAATTGGTTATGCCGGAGCGTCATCTGGGGTTGGTACCTACCGTAGAAAAAAACGATTTGACCGAACGCTTAGAAATTTTATCCGAAACAATTAGCTCAGCTGTAGATCTGGATCATATATTACTTCTGGCCCGGCAAGCACAAAATTTATCTAAACCAAAATGTAAAATTTTTACCCATAAAAAAATACCCACTAAAGTTAGAATCGGTGTTATGAGAGACGAGGCCTTTAACTTTTATTATCAGGACGGTTTAGATTTATTGTGTGCCTCCGGTGCTGAGTTGGAATTTATTAGCCCCATCCATGACCGAACTTTACCTCCTGACTTAGACGGTTTGTATCTGGGTGGAGGTTTTCCTGAAATGTTTTTAGAGGCACTTGCGGGGCAAAAAACTTTTCTGGCAGGTATACGGAATGCTGCAGCCAGGGGTATGCCTATTTACGCTGAGTGCGGTGGTTTTATGTATTTGACTGAGGCTATAGAAGATTTTGCCGGTAAGAGATATCCCATGGCCGGTGTTATCCCGGGTTACTGCCGCATGGAGCGTCGCCGGGCAGCTTTGGGTTACGTTGAGGCGACCTTCTGTCAGGATACTGTTTTAGCAGACCGTGGCACAAATGTTAGAGGACATGAGTTTCATTACTCCACTTATATTTGTTCTGAAAAACAAGTACCTGCATACCGTATGATTAAAAGCGATGGTTCCATAGAGAGTTATGCGGGCTATGTCCGTGGAGATATACTGGCTTCTTATCTACATTTACATTTAGCTGCTTATCCAAAATTAGCATCAAACTTTATTAATAACTGTCTAAGATTTAAAGAAAAACTAAAGTAA
- a CDS encoding YtrH family sporulation protein, protein METFVQKIILIFFTAFGLLTGASLVGSLSAVLVREPPVSVMLKLAQEIKIWAIVAAIGGTFSTFEILESGILQGEIKSLIKQLLYILSSITGAQVGYYLIINLVGGKG, encoded by the coding sequence TTGGAGACTTTTGTACAAAAGATAATATTAATCTTTTTTACTGCTTTTGGTTTACTTACCGGTGCCTCTCTGGTTGGATCTTTGTCTGCTGTATTGGTTCGGGAACCCCCTGTTAGTGTGATGTTAAAGCTGGCTCAAGAAATAAAAATATGGGCTATCGTTGCTGCTATTGGTGGTACTTTTTCCACTTTTGAGATATTGGAATCCGGTATTTTACAGGGGGAAATTAAATCTTTAATTAAACAGCTATTGTATATTCTTAGCAGTATTACGGGCGCTCAAGTAGGTTATTACTTGATCATAAATTTAGTCGGTGGTAAAGGGTGA